A single window of Vigna unguiculata cultivar IT97K-499-35 chromosome 1, ASM411807v1, whole genome shotgun sequence DNA harbors:
- the LOC114163584 gene encoding DExH-box ATP-dependent RNA helicase DExH12: MAHLGGGAEAHARFKQYEYRANSSLVLTTDSRPRDTHEPTGEPESLWGKIDPKSFGDRAYRGRPAELDEKLEKAKNKKKKKDRDAAADAAVSVPSKRRRVQHDSVLSASDDGVYQPKTKETRAAYEAMLSVIQHQLGGQPLSIVSAAADEILAVLKNDTLKNTDKKKDIEKLLNPIPNHVFDQLVSIGKLITDFQEAADVPNGNSAMDGEEGLDDDVGVAVEFEENEDDDEESDLDIVQDDEEEEEDGVEQNGSGAMQMGGGIDDEDMEDGNEGMSLNVQDIDAYWLQRKISLAFEQQIDPQQCQKLAEEVLKILAEGDDREVESKLLFHLEFDKFSLIKFLLRNRLKIVWCTRLARAQDQEERERIEEEMKGTELQPILEQLHATRASAKERQKNLEKSIREEARRLKDDTGGDGDKERDRGRRGLADRDGESGWLKGQRQMLDLDNIAFAQGGFFMAKKKCDLPDGSYRHLSKGYEEIHVPALKAKALDPNEKLVKISSMPDWAQPAFKGMTQLNRVQSKVYETALFKPDNLLLCAPTGAGKTNVAVLTILQQIARHRNPEDGSIDHSAYKIVYVAPMKALVAEVVGNLSNRLQEYDVKVRELSGDQSLTRQQIEETQIIVTTPEKWDIITRKSGDRTYTQLVKLLIIDEIHLLHDNRGPVLESIVARTVRQIETTKDYIRLVGLSATLPNYEDVALFLRVDLKKGLFYFDNSYRPVPLSQQYVGITVKKPLQRFQLMNDICYEKVMAVAGKHQVLIFVHSRKETAKTARAIRDAALAKDTLGRFLKEDSASREILQTHTDLVKSNDLKDLLPYGFAIHHAGMTRTDRQLVEDLFADGHVQVLVSTATLAWGVNLPAHTVIIKGTQIYNPEKGAWTELSPLDVMQMLGRAGRPQYDSYGEGIIVTGHSELQYYLSLMNQQLPIESQFVSKLADQLNAEIVLGTVQNAREACNWIGYTYLYVRMLRNPSLYGIAPDVLTRDITLEERRADLIHTAATILDRNNLVKYDRKSGYFQVTDLGRIASYYYITHGTISTYNEHLKPTMGDIELCRLFSLSEEFKYVTVRQDEKMELAKLLDRVPIPIKESLEEPSAKINVLLQAYISQLKLEGLSLTSDMVFITQSAGRLLRALFEIVLKRGWAQLAEKALNLCKMVTKRMWSVQTPLRQFNGIPSDLLTKLEKKDLAWERYYDLSSQEIGELIRAPKMGRTLHKFIHQFPKLNLAAHVQPITRTVLRVELTITPDFAWDDRIHGYVEPFWVIVEDNDGEYILHHEYFMLKKQYIDEDHTLNFTVPIYEPLPPQYFIHVVSDKWLGSQTVLPVSFRHLILPEKYPPPTELLDLQPLPVTALRNPSYEALYQDFKHFNPVQTQVFTVLYNSDDNVLVAAPTGSGKTICAEFAILRNHQKGPDSVMRVVYVAPIEALAKERYRDWERKFGGGLKLRVVELTGETATDLKLLEKGQIIISTPEKWDALSRRWKQRKHVQQVSLFIIDELHLIGGQGGPILEVVVSRMRYIASQVENKIRIVALSTSLANAKDLGEWIGATSHGLFNFPPGVRPVPLEIHIQGVDIANFEARMQAMTKPTYTAIVQHAKNRKPALVFVPTRKHVRLTAVDLITYSGADSGEKPFLLRSPEELEPFLDKISDEMLKVTLREGVGYLHEGLNSLDHDIVTQLFDAGWIQVCVLNSSMCWGVTLSAHLVVVMGTQYYDGRENAQTDYPVTDLLQMMGHASRPLVDNSGKCVILCHAPRKEYYKKFLYEAFPVESHLHHFLHDNLNAEIVAGIIENKQDAVDYLTWTFMYRRLTQNPNYYNLQGVSHRHLSDHLSEMVENTLSDLEASKCITIEEDMDLSPLNLGMIASYYYISYTTIERFSSSVTSKTKMKGLLEILSSASEYAQLPIRPGEEEVVRKLINHQRFSFENPKVTDPHVKANALLQAHFSRQFVGGNLALDQKEVLLSANRLLQAMVDVISSNGWLSLALLTMEVSQMVTQGMWERDSMLLQLPHFTKDLAKKCQENPGKSIETVFDLLEMEDDERRELLGMSDSQLLDIARFCNRFPNIDLSYEVLDSDNVRAGEDVTLLVTLERDLEGKTEIGPVDAPRYPKAKEEGWWLVVGDTKTNLLLAIKRVSLQRKLKAKLEFAAPADTGRKSYALYFMCDSYLGCDQEYGFTVDVKEADGDDEDSGRE, from the exons ATGGCGCACCTAGGTGGAGGTGCGGAAGCGCACGCGCGGTTCAAGCAGTACGAGTACCGTGCCAACTCCAGCCTGGTTCTCACCACCGACTCTAGGCCGCGCGACACGCATGAGCCCACCGGTGAGCCCGAGTCTCTCTGGGGGAAGATTGATCCCAAGAGCTTCGGCGACCGCGCCTACCGGGGCCGACCGGCGGAGCTCGACGAGAAGCTTGAAAAGGCgaagaacaagaagaagaagaaggaccGTGATGCCGCCGCCGATGCCGCCGTCTCCGTCCCCTCAAAGCGGCGCCGTGTTCAGCATGACAGTGTTCTCTCCGCCTCCGACGACGGCGTGTACCAGCCGAAGACGAAGGAGACGCGCGCAGCCTATGAGGCCATGCTAAGTGTCATCCAGCACCAGCTCGGCGGTCAGCCCCTCAGCATTGTCAGTGCTGCTGCAGATGAGATACTTGCTGTGCTTAAAAACGATACTCTTAAGAACACTGACAAGAAGAAAGATATAGAGAAGCTTTTGAATCCCATACCTAACCATGTTTTTGACCAGCTAGTTTCGATTGGGAAGTTGATTACTGACTTTCAAGAGGCTGCTGATGTTCCGAATGGGAATTCGGCTATGGATGGTGAGGAGGGGCTCGATGATGATGTTGGTGTTGCTGTTGAGTTTGAGGAGAATGAGGATGATGACGAGGAGAGTGATTTGGATATTGTGCAGGATGatgaggaagaggaggaggatggGGTGGAGCAGAATGGTTCTGGCGCTATGCAAATGGGGGGTGGGATTGATGACGAGGATATGGAAGATGGCAATGAAGGGATGAGTTTGAATGTGCAGGATATTGATGCGTATTGGCTTCAGAGGAAAATCTCTCTGGCTTTTGAGCAGCAGATTGATCCGCAGCAGTGCCAGAAGCTCGCGGAGGAGGTGCTCAAGATTCTGGCTGAGGGGGATGACAGGGAGGTGGAGAGCAAACTTTTGTTTCACCTCGAGTTTGATAAGTTCAGCCTCATTAAGTTTTTGCTTAGGAATAGGTTGAAGATTGTGTGGTGTACACGGTTGGCAAGGGCACAGGACCAGGAGGAGAGGGAGAGGATTGAGGAGGAGATGAAGGGAACTGAGTTGCAGCCCATTTTGGAGCAGTTGCACGCTACAAGGGCATCCGCAAAGGAGAGGCAGAAGAACTTGGAGAAGAGTATAAGGGAGGAGGCTAGGAGGTTGAAGGATGACACTGGTGGAGATGGGGATAAAGAGAGGGACAGGGGCAGGAGAGGGCTTGCTGATAGAGATGGAGAGAGTGGATGGTTGAAGGGACAGCGGCAGATGCTTGATCTTGATAACATTGCTTTTGCTCAAGGTGGTTTTTTCATGGCTAAGAAGAAGTGTGACCTGCCTGATGGGTCTTACAGGCATCTCAGTAAGGGATATGAAGAGATACACGTGCCTGCCTTGAAAGCTAAAGCGCTTGATCCAAATGAGAAGCTTGTGAAAATATCATCTATGCCTGATTGGGCACAACCGGCTTTTAAAGGGATGACACAGTTGAATAGAGTGCAGAGCAAAGTATATGAGACTGCGCTTTTTAAGCCCGATAATCTTCTGCTCTGTGCCCCAACTGGAGCTGGAAAAACTAATGTTGCAGTTCTCACTATACTTCAACAAATTGCACGGCATAGGAATCCTGAGGATGGCTCTATTGATCATAGTgcctataaaattgtttatgttGCACCTATGAAAGCTCTTGTGGCTGAGGTAGTTGGGAATTTGTCCAATAGATTGCAGGAATATGATGTTAAAGTCAGGGAGCTCAGTGGAGACCAGTCACTAACCCGGCAACAGATAGAAGAGACTCAGATTATAGTGACAACCCCTGAAAAGTGGGATATTATCACCCGAAAGTCGGGAGACCGAACTTATACACAGCTTGTAAAACTTCTGATTATTGATGAGATTCATCTACTTCATGACAACAGAGGACCTGTTCTTGAAAGTATCGTTGCTAGAACAGTAAGGCAAATTGAAACCACAAAGGACTATATTCGTTTGGTGGGACTGTCTGCTACGCTCCCTAATTATGAAGATGTTGCACTGTTCTTGCGTGTTGATCTGAAGAAgggtttgttttattttgataatagtTACAGACCTGTTCCACTTTCGCAACAGTATGTTGGAATCACAGTGAAAAAGCCACTTCAGAGGTTCCAGTTGATGAATGATATCTGTTATGAGAAAGTTATGGCTGTGGCTGGGAAACATCAGGTGCTTATATTTGTACACTCTAGGAAAGAAACTGCCAAAACTGCTAGAGCCATCAGAGATGCTGCGCTGGCAAAGGACACTCTTGGTAGGTTCCTTAAAGAAGATAGTGCAAGCCGTGAGATTCTTCAAACTCATACTGATCTTGTGAAGAGCAATGATCTTAAAGATCTTCTGCCATATGGTTTTGCTATTCATCATGCTGGTATGACCAGGACAGATCGCCAGCTTGTTGAAGATCTTTTTGCCGATGGACATGTTCAAGTGTTGGTATCAACTGCGACCCTTGCGTGGGGTGTTAATCTACCGGCCCATACAGTGATTATTAAAGGAACACAGATTTATAATCCCGAAAAGGGGGCCTGGACTGAATTAAGTCCTCTTGATGTGATGCAGATGCTGGGTCGTGCTGGAAGGCCGCAGTATGATTCATACGGTGAGGGAATAATTGTTACTGGTCATAGTGAGTTGCAGTATTACCTCTCTCTTATGAACCAACAACTTCCTATTGAAAGTCAGTTTGTGTCCAAGCTGGCTGATCAGCTGAATGCAGAGATTGTTCTTGGTACTGTACAAAATGCTAGGGAAGCTTGTAATTGGATTGGATATACTTACTTGTATGTACGCATGCTGAGGAATCCTTCATTGTATGGTATAGCACCCGACGTCCTAACAAGGGATATAACATTGGAAGAGAGAAGGGCTGATTTG ATCCATACTGCTGCAACCATCTTGGATAGAAATAATTTGGTGAAGTATGATAGGAAGAGTGGATATTTTCAGGTCACTGATCTAGGCCGTATTGCTAGCTACTACTACATAACACATGGAACCATATCGACATATAACGAGCATTTGAAGCCTACAATGGGGGACATAGAGCTTTGCCGATTGTTCTCATTAAGCGAAGAATTTAAGTATGTAACAGTAAGGCAGGATGAGAAGATGGAGCTAGCAAAACTTTTGGACCGTGTACCCATTCCCATCAAGGAAAGTCTGGAAGAGCCAAGTGCTAAGATCAATGTTTTACTGCAAGCATACATTTCACAATTAAAGCTTGAAGGACTCTCACTGACATCTGATATGGTCTTTATAACTCAG AGTGCTGGACGCCTTTTACGGGCACTCTTTGAGATTGTTTTGAAGCGTGGCTGGGCACAATTGGCTGAGAAGGCTTTGAACTTGTGCAAAATGGTGACCAAGAGGATGTGGAGTGTCCAAACTCCTCTTCGTCAATTCAATGGAATTCCAAGTGATTTACTAACGAAATTGGAGAAGAAAGATCTGGCTTGGGAAAGGTATTACGATTTATCATCACAAGAGATAGGTGAACTCATTCGAGCACCGAAGATGGGAAGGACACTTCATAAATTTATCCATCAGTTTCCTAAACTGAACCTTGCAGCACATGTGCAGCCAATTACTAGGACAGTTTTGAGAGTTGAGCTGACGATAACTCCGGATTTTGCATGGGATGACAGAATTCATGGATATGTTGAACCATTCTGGGTGATTGTGGAGGATAACGATGGAGAATACATTCTTCACCATGAATATTTTATGCTGAAAAAGCAGTATATTGATGAGGACCACACACTGAATTTCACAGTGCCAATTTATGAGCCTCTTCCCCCTCAATACTTCATCCATGTGGTTTCAGATAAATGGCTTGGGTCCCAAACTGTTTTACCTGTTTCTTTCAGACACCTGATCTTGCCTGAAAAGTATCCTCCACCAACTGAGCTATTGGATCTGCAACCACTTCCTGTGACTGCACTGCGAAATCCATCATATGAAGCTTTATATCAGGATTTTAAGCATTTTAATCCTGTTCAGACACAAGTTTTCACAGTTCTATACAATTCTGATGACAATGTCCTAGTTGCTGCTCCAACTGGGAGTGGTAAGACTATATGTGCAGAATTTGCTATTTTGAGGAATCATCAGAAAGGTCCTGATAGTGTCATGCGTGTTGTTTATGTTGCACCCATTGAAGCTCTTGCCAAGGAGAGGTACCGTGATTGGGAGAGGAAATTTGGGGGAGGTCTAAAACTAAGGGTGGTTGAGTTGACTGGAGAAACTGCAACTGACTTGAAACTGCTTGAGAAAGGTCAGATTATTATTAGTACTCCTGAGAAATGGGATGCATTGTCCCGCCGCTGGAAACAGAGGAAACATGTTCAACAAGTTAGTCTTTTCATCATTGATGAGCTCCACTTGATTGGAGGTCAAGGAGGTCCCATATTAGAGGTTGTTGTTTCCAGGATGCGATATATTGCTAGTCAGGTAGAAAACAAGATTCGCATTGTGGCTTTGTCCACCTCACTTGCAAATGCCAAAGATCTTGGAGAATGGATTGGAGCTACCTCCCATGGTCTTTTCAATTTTCCCCCGGGTGTTCGTCCAGTGCCTTTGGAAATTCACATTCAAGGTGTAGATATTGCTAATTTTGAGGCAAGGATGCAGGCAATGACCAAGCCAACTTACACTGCTATTGTTCAACATGCAAAGAATAGGAAACCTGCACTCGTATTTGTACCTACTAGGAAGCATGTTCGGTTGACTGCTGTGGATCTGATTACATACTCAGGTGCAGACAGTGGAGAGAAGCCATTTTTGTTGCGGTCCCCAGAAGAGCTCGAACCTTTCCTTGACAAGATTAGTGATGAAATGTTGAAAGTTACTTTGCGTGAAGGAGTAGGATACCTGCATGAGGGCTTGAACAGTCTTGATCATGACATTGTGACACAGCTATTTGATGCAGGCTGGATTCAAGTTTGTGTTTTAAATAGTTCCATGTGTTGGGGGGTGACATTGTCAGCTCATTTGGTTGTTGTGATGGGCACACAGTACTATGATGGGCGGGAGAATGCACAGACAGATTACCCTGTTACTGATCTCCTGCAGATGATGGGTCATGCCAGCCGTCCTCTGGTAGACAATTCTGGAAAATGTGTCATCTTGTGCCATGCTCCTCGTAAGGAGTACTACAAGAAGTTTTTATATGAAGCATTCCCTGTGGAAAGCCATCTTCATCACTTCTTGCATGATAACTTGAATGCTGAAATTGTTGCTGGAATTATTGAGAACAAGCAAGATGCTGTAGATTACCTTACATGGACATTCATGTACAGGCGGCTCACACAGAATCCCAACTATTACAATTTACAAGGAGTTAGTCACAGACATCTTTCTGATCACCTCTCAGAGATGGTGGAAAATACATTGAGTGATTTAGAAGCGAGCAAGTGCATTACTATTGAGGAGGATATGGACCTTTCTCCTCTCAATCTTGGAATGATAGCATCTTATTATTACATCAGTTACACAACAATTGAAAGGTTTTCATCATCTGTgacttcaaaaacaaaaatgaagggTCTGTTGGAGATTTTGTCTTCAGCTTCAGAGTATGCTCAGCTTCCAATACGACCTGGAGAGGAAGAGGTTGTTCGCAAGTTGATTAATCACCAGAGGTTTTCCTTTGAAAACCCTAAGGTTACAGATCCGCATGTAAAAGCTAATGCCTTGCTACAGGCCCATTTCTCTAGGCAATTTGTTGGTGGGAACCTTGCATTGGACCAGAAGGAGGTGCTTCTTTCTGCAAATAGACTGCTTCAGGCAATGGTAGACGTGATATCAAGCAATGGTTGGCTGAGTCTGGCTCTTCTTACGATGGAGGTCAGTCAAATGGTGACACAGGGAATGTGGGAACGTGATTCCATGCTACTACAGCTTCCTCATTTCACAAAGGATCTGGCTAAAAAATGCCAGGAGAACCCAGGGAAGAGTATCGAAACTGTGTTTGATTTATTAGAGATGGAGGATGATGAGAGGCGTGAATTA